The Anabrus simplex isolate iqAnaSimp1 chromosome 5, ASM4041472v1, whole genome shotgun sequence sequence accaTATCCAAAATGTAGTGATTTCTTAGTTGCGCATAATTTTGTCTAATCGGAAATTAAGAAGTATTTCACCTCCCCTTGCAGCTTATTGTGGTAGTTTACCTGCAAAATAAAGATTAAATATATTTCACTTTCAATATTGTATTTAAATTGAGAGAAAAATGTGTTCCGAATTATTCTGTTTTCATTATTTCTTATTACAGGACGTTCGTGGCCCATTATTTTAGGAGGAGGATTCTCTCTGGGTGTAGCTTACAATAACTGTGAAAGAGAATTGAATGACGTTCTTAGAACCGACAAAGAGTGCCAACCAAAacaaagaggtggtggtggtgctgctgctgctgctgctgctgctgcgggTGCTCATAAAGCTAGACAGCTACAGGTAAAAAAGAACATGTATAAACTGCGTTATGTGGATTAGAATTGTCTGATTACCATACGTAATTCTTTTAAATGTTCTTTGTTTACAGGAATGAAGTATGGAATCGTCTTTGAGTCATTGTTCATGTGTGGTGGAAAAAAAGGAACTTTCAGGCACCTTGTTAGTCTCTTCGTTGTGAAACGGTTCGTGTAGTCAAGTAATATAATATAGTGAGTGGAGCTGGTGTACATTTTTACATTTGTGCATTGTTGTGTTTGAAGAGTACAGAAAGCATAATGGTGGATTTCAGTTGTGTTTGTAACATGAAAAACCAATAAATGTATTGTTGTCAGTTGGAAGCATAAACAATTTCCTCTACACTGGAAATTGATTTTTGATTATGTTACCCTTCCCAGTTCCTTGTGTTGAAATCGATCAAGTCAGAAAACAACATTTTACAGGGAGTAATCTTATCTGCAATATCTATTTTTCTATCTAAAAATGGATGTATCgcctccataagacttatctgggtcggtgcgacgtaaagccaatagcaaaaaaagaatggatgtatgtgtgtttttTTTCACATCTCCTAAAACACTGGAGCaatctcaactaaacttggtacataaATAACTTATCTGGAAAAAAATTACTGTGGAGGTATGACAGCCCAAGGGGCGACatgaaaaaataatcgaaaatgaccaagATCAGTATCATCGTTTCTGGGATCTGAACTGATACtaagaacacgacgaagacccatTGTGGTGGATtcggtcaaaactagcaaaaaactgccaggaactggacccgggcctcttacagataacaaACATATGAGACgctaagaaataaaaatataacagtaataagggcaagaacttaaatGTATTATGGAGAAATAAACGGTTGCATaagtaaaacaagggggccaaaaatcaaatagataatattaataatatgtggcccataatcaaaatacaccagaTTCATTGATTATATcaccttcacacacgcttaccttcataaaagacgtgatgaAAAGTATGGTATTTGGACTTGACATCTATAATAATCAGGTTTAAACAgccataagtttagggagtaacagcacctaatcataacattctccctttcaattccTCAGATCAGACATAAGACTCTCAACAATAAATATTATGTCCCCCCAGAATGcaatatcattaagtaaaagagcttaaaatgggagaagagggaagggtgcaccgagctcataaacTTCAAGCAGAGAGAAAAAGGGGAAGTTGCCATGGTGTCACGCCAAACAACATAGATAAAACAGAAGGCGCCcagcaaagaataaaacaaattaaaatagaaaataggtaaaaaaaatgtcaatgacggcaa is a genomic window containing:
- the LOC136874790 gene encoding MICOS complex subunit Mic10 — translated: MAQNQIMAGAQLPKEDSVGQIYDRCFADAAIKLGAGVIVGSVFSLLFFKRRSWPIILGGGFSLGVAYNNCERELNDVLRTDKECQPKQRGGGGAAAAAAAAAGAHKARQLQE